In Rhodamnia argentea isolate NSW1041297 chromosome 11, ASM2092103v1, whole genome shotgun sequence, one genomic interval encodes:
- the LOC115735948 gene encoding guanine nucleotide-binding protein subunit beta-2 yields MSVAELKERHKVATETVNSLRERLKQKRVQLLDTDVAGYARAQGRTLVTFGPTDLVCCRTLQGHTGKVYSLDWTPEKNRIVSVSQDGRFIVWNALTSQKTHAIKLPCAWVMTCAFAPNGQSVACGGLDSVCSIFNLNSPVDRDGNLPVSRMLSGHKGYVSSCQYVPDEDAHLITGSGDQTCVLWDITTGLRTSVFGGEFQSGHTADVLSVSINGSNSRMFISGSCDSTARLWDTRVASRAVHTYNGHEGDVNAVKFFPDGNRFGTGSDDGTCRLFDIRTGHELQVYYQQSGINEIPHVTSIAFSISGRLLIAGYSNGDCYVWDTLLAQVVLNLGQLQNSHEGRITCLGVSADGSALCTGSWDTNLKIWAFGGIRRVT; encoded by the exons ATGTCCGTGGCGGAGCTGAAGGAGCGCCACAAGGTCGCGACCGAGACCGTCAATTCTCTGCGGGAGCGCCTGAAGCAGAAGCGAGTCCAGCTGCTCGACACCGATG TGGCCGGGTACGCGAGGGCTCAGGGGAGGACTCTGGTTACTTTTGGGCCGACGGATCTGGTGTGCTGCCGGACCTTGCAGGGCCACACTGGCAAG GTCTACTCGCTAGATTGGACTCCTGAAAAGAATCGCATTGTCAGTGTGTCTCAAGATGGGAGATTTATAGTCTGGAATGCTCTGACCAGTCAGAAAACTCATGCCATAAAGCTTCCTTGTGCATGGGTAATGACATGTGCTTTTGCACCGAATGGTCAGTCTGTTGCCTGTGGCGGTCTTGATAGTGTTTGCTCTATCTTCAACCTCAATTCCCCCGTTGACAGGGATGGTAATCTACCAGTATCAAGAATGCTAAGTGGGCATAAGGGTTATGTGTCGTCATGTCAGTATGTGCCAGATGAAGACGCTCACCTGATTACAGGATCTGGTGACCAGACATGTGTCTTGTGGGATATTACTACAGGTCTCAGAACTTCTGTCTTTGGAGGAGAATTTCAATCAGGGCATACTGCTGATGTTTTAAG TGTGTCAATAAATGGATCGAACTCAAGAATGTTCATTTCTGGTTCGTGTGACTCAACTGCCCGGCTATGGGATACTCGCGTTGCAAGTCGAGCCGTTCATACATATAATGGACATGAAGGCGATGTAAATGCCGTAAAGTTCTTTCCAGAtggaaatagatttggaacaggGTCTGATGATGGTACTTGCAGGCTCTTTGACATCAGAACAGGGCACGAACTCCAAGTATACTATCAGCAGAGTGGCATCAATGAGATCCCTCACGTCACTTCCATTGCATTTTCCATTTCGGGGAGGCTGCTAATTGCTGGATACTCAAATGGTGATTGCTATGTGTGGGATACATTATTGGCTCAG GTAGTGTTGAACTTAGGACAATTGCAAAATTCACATGAAGGTCGGATCACCTGTTTGGGTGTGTCTGCTGATGGAAGTGCGTTGTGTACTGGCAGTTGGGATACAAATCTAAAG ATTTGGGCTTTTGGAGGGATTCGGAGGGTGACTTGA